Proteins encoded within one genomic window of Camelina sativa cultivar DH55 chromosome 19, Cs, whole genome shotgun sequence:
- the LOC104766392 gene encoding rho guanine nucleotide exchange factor 8, which translates to MVAALERRLSASTSFNFKRMFDSSTTKQQQQSQTIVVENGDSHLVESSTPESQNSDSFAESPVESSRPMISPLTRPGKRSDRQQADMEMMKDRFAKLLLGEDMSGGGKGVSSALALSNAITNLAASIFGEQTKLQPMPQDRQARWRKEVDWLLSVTDHIVEFVPSQQTSKEGVCTEIMVTRQRGDLLMNIPALRKLDAMLIDTLDNFRGHNEFWYVSRDSEEGKQARNDRSNDKWWLPPVKVPPGGLSEPSRRMLYFQKDSVTQVQKAAMAINAQVLSEMAIPESYIDSLPKNGRASLGDSIYKSITEEWFDPEQFLSMLDLSTEHKVLDLKNRIEASVVIWKRKLHTKDSKSSWGSAVSLEKRELFEERAETILVLLKQKFPGLPQSSLDISKIQFNKDIGQAVLESYSRILESLAYTVMSRIEDVLYTDSLARKQGSSEETSDGGRTTETDSESAGSSNSGEETEKLDPHYSKTLLDFMGWNDNSSKGGDKHTKSPNLTPKKLSYLEKLENLNGFRSPKDRH; encoded by the exons ATGGTTGCAGCGTTGGAACGAAGACTAAGCGCTTCCACATCATTCAACTTTAAAAGAATGTTTGATTCATCTACGacgaaacaacaacaacaatctcaaaCCATTGTCGTGGAGAACGGAGATTCTCATCTTGTCGAATCCAGCACGCCTGAAAGCCAAAACTCCGACAGCTTCGCTGAAAGTCCCGTAGAGAGCAGCCGTCCCATGATTTCCCCTCTTACTCGGCCCGGAAAAAGATCCGACAGACAACAAGCAG ATATGGAGATGATGAAAGACAGGTTCGCGAAATTACTTCTTGGAGAAGATATGTCCGGTGGTGGAAAAGGCGTATCTTCTGCTCTGGCACTTTCCAATGCCATCACAAATCTTGCAG CGTCAATATTCGGGGAACAGACAAAGCTACAACCAATGCCGCAAGATAGACAAGCAAGGTGGAGGAAAGAGGTTGATTGGTTATTGTCTGTGACTGATCACATTGTCGAGTTTGTTCCTTCTCAGCAAACGAGCAAGGAAGGAGTTTGCACTGAG attatgGTGACAAGACAAAGAGGTGATCTTCTTATGAACATTCCAGCTCTTCGAAAACTCGATGCCATGCTCATC GATACATTGGACAATTTCAGAGGACACAACGAGTTTTGGTATGTCTCAAGAGATTCAGAAGAAGGGAAGCAAGCGAGGAATGATCGGTCAAACGACAAGTGGTGGCTCCCTCCTGTGAAAGTTCCTCCTGGAGGTTTATCTGAACCGTCTCGGAGAATGCTTTACTTCCAAAAAGATTCAGTCACACAAGTTCAGAAAGCTGCAATGGCTATCAATGCTCAAGTCCTCTCAGAAATGGCAATACCCGAGAGCTACATAGACTCTCTCCCAAAg AACGGAAGAGCAAGCCTCGGGGATTCGATCTACAAGAGCATAACAGAGGAGTGGTTTGATCCAGAGCAGTTCTTGTCGATGTTGGACTTGTCAACAGAGCACAAAGTGTTGGATCTGAAAAACAGGATTGAGGCATCTGTTGTGATATGGAAGAGGAAGCTTCACACAAAGGACAGCAAATCTTCTTGGGGATCAGCAGTTAGCTTGGAGAAGAGAGAATTGTTCGAAGAGAGAGCTGAGACGATCTTGGTCTTGCTCAAACAAAAATTCCCCGGTCTTCCTCAATCTTCCCTTGACATCTCCAAGATTCAGTTTAACAAG GACATTGGGCAAGCGGTTTTGGAGAGTTACTCGAGGATACTTGAGAGCTTGGCTTACACAGTGATGTCGAGGATAGAAGATGTTCTTTACACAGATTCATTGGCACGAAAGCAGGGTTCATCCGAAGAAACATCAGATGGTGGGAGAACAACAGAGACGGATTCCGAGTCAGCGGGATCTTCCAACTCGGGAGAAGAAACCGAGAAGCTTGACCCGCACTACTCCAAGACTTTGTTGGATTTCATGGGTTGGAACGATAATAGTTCCAAAGGCGGCGATAAACATACTAAATCGCCAAATCTTACGCCGAAAAAGCTCTCGTACTTGGAGAAGTTAGAGAATTTGAACGGCTTTAGAAGCCCCAAAGATAGACATTAA
- the LOC104766391 gene encoding protein CONTINUOUS VASCULAR RING 1-like: MGDAKPGIVMANRDRELLIPVAHSGEDDHDSTPKPSSSSSSSSSSGQETFYKLIRSWASKKFMTGCVILLPMAITFYVTWWFIHFVDGFFSPIYTHLGIDIFGLGFITSITFIFLVGVFMSSWLGTSVLNLGEWFIKRMPFVRHIYNASKQISTAISPDQNTQAFKEVAIIRHPRIGEYAIGFITSTVVLQTYADEEELCCVYVPTNHLYIGDIFLVNTKDVIRPNLSVREGIEIVVSGGMSMPQVLSTLDMRTPTERSRSRN; this comes from the exons ATGGGCGACGCGAAACCTGGGATCGTCATGGCTAATAGAGATCGTGAGCTTCTGATTCCAGTTGCTCATTCCGGTGAAGATGATCACGATTCTACGCCtaaaccctcttcttcttcttcttcgtcttcttcttctggtcaAGAG ACATTTTACAAGTTGATCAGAAGCTGGGCATCAAAGAAGTTCATGACTGGATG TGTAATCTTGCTTCCGATGGCGATTACTTTCTACGTGACTTGGTGGTTTATTCATTTCGTGGATGGATTTTTCTCTCCCATTTATACACATCTCGGAATTGATATATTTG GACTTGGTTTTATCACGTCCATTACATTTATCTTCTTGGTTGGGGTGTTCATGTCTTCATGGTTGGGTACATCGGTTCTAAATTTGGGAGAGTGGTTTATCAAGCGAATGCCATTTGTTCGTCACATCTACAATGCCTCCAAGCAAATCAGCACTGCCATATCACCAG ATCAAAACACCCAGGCTTTCAAAGAAGTCGCCATTATAAGGCATCCGCGTATTGGTGAATATGCAATTGGGTTCATCACATCGACCGTTGTTCTCCAG ACTTACGCAGATGAGGAGGAGCTTTGCTGTGTATATGTGCCAACAAATCACCTTTACATTGGGGATATATTCCTTGTTAATACAAAAGATGTGATCAGACCAAATCTTTCAGTAAGAGAAGGCATAG AGATTGTTGTGTCGGGAGGAATGTCGATGCCACAGGTTTTGTCAACACTTGATATGCGAACGCCTACAGAGAGAAGTAGAAGtagaaactaa
- the LOC109130945 gene encoding uncharacterized protein LOC109130945, protein MKMYLKSDSDITSVDESSPKQPTYYVQSPSRDSEKSSSVALTTHQTTPTESPSHPSFASRVSNGGGGGFRWKGRRKYHGGRWSPADKEEGGDGRYDDLYEHNRGVSVVTCRFILGVVATLSIFVLLCSVLFGASQSFSPIVYIKGVNVHSFYYGEGSDSTGVPTKILNFKCSMEITIHNPSTFFGIHVSSSAISLIYSRQFTLAIAQLKSYYQPKQSNNTSRINLVGSKVSLYGAGAELVASDHNGGVPVKLEFEIRSRANIVGHLVKSRHREHLSCFFLISSNNTTFVKFTHKTCT, encoded by the exons ATGAAGATGTATCTAAAATCTGACTCAGACATCACAAGCGTCGACGAATCATCACCGAAACAGCCTACTTACTACGTTCAAAGCCCATCACGTGACTCCGAAAAGTCTTCTTCGGTGGCACTGACGACTCACCAGACCACTCCCACAGAGTCTCCGTCACACCCATCGTTTGCTAGCCGTGTATCTAATGGCGGTGGTGGAGGATTCCGGTGGAAGGGACGGAGGAAATATCACGGCGGAAGATGGTCTCCGGCTGATAAAGAGGAAGGTGGTGATGGACGGTACGACGATCTTTACGAGCACAACAGGGGAGTCTCCGTTGTTACTTGTAGATTTATTTTGGGAGTTGTTGCGACGTTGAGCATCTTTGTTCTTCTATGTTCGGTTCTCTTTGGTGCTTCTCAATCTTTTTCTCCAATCGTCTACATCaag GGTGTGAATGTGCATAGTTTTTACTACGGAGAAGGTTCAGACAGTACAGGAGTTCCAACAAAGATCTTGAACTTTAAATGTTCCATGGAGATCACAATACACAATCCTTCTACATTCTTTGGCATCCACGTCAGCTCCTCTGCCATCAGCCTCATCTACTCTCGTCAGTTCACGCTTGCGATTGCACAGCTGAAGAGTTACTACCAACCAAAGCAAAGCAATAACACGTCCAGGATCAACCTCGTTGGCTCTAAAGTTTCACTATACGGAGCAGGAGCCGAGTTAGTTGCTTCAGACCATAATGGCGGAGTTCCCGTGAAGTTAGAGTTCGAGATCCGATCACGAGCCAATATTGTCGGACACTTGGTTAAGTCTAGACATCGGGAACACCTCTCTTGCTTCTTCCTTATCTCTTCCAACAACACAACGTTTGTAAAATTTACCCACAAAACTTGTACTTGA
- the LOC104767847 gene encoding putative F-box protein At3g19560, translating to MTIISDLSWELVEEILSRVSITSLTAVGSTCKQWRTPIKDESFTKKHLGKATKECMITMTSEYYFLIDMSQTRFSRHDIKGLSSVKEIEEILSRVSIASLKAVGSTCKRWNALSKDGSFTKKHCGKAIKEEYMISTTRESFMSTTRRFNLHNIKDFPKEIGGMLCRVDISEVVYQCNGLLLLVTKDSSRLVVWNPYLGQTRWIENNHHKSGSYAIGYDNKNYLEVLWLLLELDREEQLAVLSCKCRPDHSQCRLKTYAGGARAPVQSFFIDKEKKIAVVCGIEWVKDDYEERTIMVGEDGYSREMDQIKNAFSYVPSSVQIQ from the exons ATGACGATCATCTCTGATCTTTCGTGGGAACTAGTAGAAGAGATACTCTCTAGGGTTTCGATAACTTCTCTCACAGCTGTTGGATCCACTTGCAAACAATGGAGAACTCCAATCAAAGATGAGAGCTTTACAAAGAAGCACCTTGGTAAAGCAACCAAGGAGTGTATGATTACAATGACTAGCgagtattattttctaattgATATGTCACAAACGAGATTCAGTCGCCATGACATCAAAGGCTTGTCATCTGTAAAGGAGATAG AGGAGATACTCTCTAGAGTTTCGATAGCTTCTCTGAAAGCTGTTGGATCCACTTGCAAACGATGGAACGCTCTATCCAAAGACGGGAGCTTTACAAAGAAGCACTGTGGTAAAGCAATCAAGGAGGAGTATATGATTTCAACGACTCGTGAATCTTTTATGTCAACAACAAGAAGATTCAATCTACATAACATCAAAGACTTTCCAAAGGAGATAGGTGGAATGCTTTGTCGAGTCGATATATCTGAAGTAGTCTATCAGTGCAACGGCTTGTTGTTATTAGTCACTAAAGATTCCTCGAGGCTTGTCGTGTGGAATCCGTATTTGGGGCAAACCAGATGGATTGAAAATAATCACCACAAATCTGGTTCATATGCTATAGGATACGACAACAAGAACTACCTCGAAGTCTTGTGGTTATTACTTGAGCTTGACCG AGAAGAGCAGCTTGCGGTGCTTTCTTGTAAGTGTCGGCCGGATCATAGCCAGTGCCGGCTTAAGACATATGCTGGGGGTGCTAGAGCACCGG TTCAAAGTTTCTTCATTGATAAGGAGAAGAAAATAGCAGTTGTTTGTGGTATAGAATGGGTCAAGGATGACTACGAGGAAAGAACTATCATGGTTGGAGAGGATGGGTACTCGAGAGAAATGGATCAGATAAAAAATGCGttctcttatgttccaagttccGTGCAGATCCAGTAA